A genomic segment from Ptychodera flava strain L36383 chromosome 8, AS_Pfla_20210202, whole genome shotgun sequence encodes:
- the LOC139138207 gene encoding cysteine-rich and transmembrane domain-containing protein 1-like isoform X1 has translation MAGKEAEAVAMGPTDQPPPYPSQPTQPYPQQGMQPYPQQGMQPYPQYGAPAPHGAYPPSQPAYYPPSSSQMQSSTNVVVAAPSAPQQTVIIRESAPTSPTSMDVTGLILGICSLLCCVWPIGLISVILSGIAMCSRSDGKQQTADTLTKVSLGLSIASAVLGVIIIIVLYVYVWS, from the exons ATGGCGGGCAAGGAGGCTG AAGCAGTTGCAATGGGTCCAACCGACCAACCACCACCGTACCCATCTCAACCAACTCAACCCTACCCACAGCAAGGAATGCAACCCTACCCACAGCAAGGGATGCAACCATACCCACAGTATGGGGCGCCAGCACCTCATGGTGCTTACCCGCCATCCCAACCAGCGTACTATCCACCTTCGTCATCTCAGATGCAATCTTCAACCAATGTGGTG GTGGCCGCTCCTTCAGCCCCGCAGCAGACTGTCATTATCCGGGAGTCTGCCCCAACATCACCTACTTCCATGGACGTTACTGGACTGATACTTGGCATCTGCAGTTTGCTGTGCTGTGTCTGGCCTATCGGTCTCATAAGTGTCATCCTGTCTGGAATT GCTATGTGTTCTCGAAGTGACGGGAAACAGCAAACCGCGGACACTCTCACCAAGGTCTCTCTTGGGCTGTCAATCGCCAGTGCAGTCCTCGgtgttatcatcatcatagtGTTGTACGTTTACGTCTGGTCTTAA
- the LOC139138207 gene encoding cysteine-rich and transmembrane domain-containing protein 1-like isoform X2 gives MAGKEAAVAMGPTDQPPPYPSQPTQPYPQQGMQPYPQQGMQPYPQYGAPAPHGAYPPSQPAYYPPSSSQMQSSTNVVVAAPSAPQQTVIIRESAPTSPTSMDVTGLILGICSLLCCVWPIGLISVILSGIAMCSRSDGKQQTADTLTKVSLGLSIASAVLGVIIIIVLYVYVWS, from the exons ATGGCGGGCAAGGAGGCTG CAGTTGCAATGGGTCCAACCGACCAACCACCACCGTACCCATCTCAACCAACTCAACCCTACCCACAGCAAGGAATGCAACCCTACCCACAGCAAGGGATGCAACCATACCCACAGTATGGGGCGCCAGCACCTCATGGTGCTTACCCGCCATCCCAACCAGCGTACTATCCACCTTCGTCATCTCAGATGCAATCTTCAACCAATGTGGTG GTGGCCGCTCCTTCAGCCCCGCAGCAGACTGTCATTATCCGGGAGTCTGCCCCAACATCACCTACTTCCATGGACGTTACTGGACTGATACTTGGCATCTGCAGTTTGCTGTGCTGTGTCTGGCCTATCGGTCTCATAAGTGTCATCCTGTCTGGAATT GCTATGTGTTCTCGAAGTGACGGGAAACAGCAAACCGCGGACACTCTCACCAAGGTCTCTCTTGGGCTGTCAATCGCCAGTGCAGTCCTCGgtgttatcatcatcatagtGTTGTACGTTTACGTCTGGTCTTAA